One stretch of Aquimarina sp. Aq107 DNA includes these proteins:
- a CDS encoding 2TM domain-containing protein, producing MLNSEENKRYESAKKRVDDERGFYTHLTFYIVINIVILIINTNFASQGFKNWLQWHLYITPILWGIGLLFHGLKVFKHNFIFGKNWEERKIKELMDEEDTPDVS from the coding sequence ATGCTAAATTCTGAAGAAAATAAACGATATGAAAGTGCTAAAAAAAGAGTAGATGATGAGCGAGGGTTTTATACACATCTAACCTTCTATATTGTAATTAATATAGTGATATTAATAATCAATACCAATTTTGCTAGTCAAGGGTTTAAAAACTGGTTGCAGTGGCACTTATATATTACCCCAATACTTTGGGGAATAGGATTATTGTTTCATGGATTAAAGGTTTTTAAACATAATTTCATTTTTGGAAAGAACTGGGAAGAACGAAAAATCAAGGAACTAATGGACGAAGAAGATACACCAGATGTATCATAA
- a CDS encoding amidohydrolase family protein has product MKTLIHLIILFFISLLSNAQESFIIKDVTIFDGEKVIPKTSILIENGAISKIAKSINRNATVINGNGKFLMPAMTNCHVHAWGIPILQQAVEAGVFNLLDMHGVEPYQGMMKTYRDSTNYARFFVAGYAATAPDGHGTQYGFPVPTLTKPEDAIKYIADRVKAGVDHIKIIVEPWKPTLSHETVKSIIDEGHKNKKKVVVHVSKMNDGYQVLNNNADGLVHIWRDTPMPEDQLQQLVKEKDFFVIPTLLVSIEVQKKRKNKTAEETAKMEVFLKKEVKRLHDAGVPILAGTDPPNVDINYGTDLYKELILMSEAGIPNEEVLKGATSLPADKFKLGKIGYIKEGYIADLLLLDKNPIEDITHINTMVSMWKAGKKVQTKK; this is encoded by the coding sequence ATGAAAACACTTATTCATCTAATTATATTATTCTTTATCAGCTTACTTAGTAATGCTCAAGAATCTTTTATCATTAAAGATGTAACCATTTTTGATGGTGAGAAAGTGATCCCAAAAACATCCATCCTTATAGAAAACGGAGCTATTTCCAAAATTGCTAAATCAATAAATCGCAACGCTACAGTTATTAATGGAAATGGTAAATTCTTAATGCCTGCAATGACTAATTGCCATGTACATGCTTGGGGAATTCCTATTTTACAACAAGCTGTAGAAGCTGGTGTATTTAATCTATTAGATATGCATGGTGTTGAACCTTACCAAGGGATGATGAAAACATATAGAGATTCTACAAATTATGCTCGTTTCTTTGTAGCCGGATATGCTGCCACCGCGCCAGATGGACACGGAACGCAATATGGTTTTCCTGTTCCTACCCTCACTAAACCTGAGGATGCAATTAAATATATAGCAGATAGAGTAAAAGCGGGTGTAGACCACATTAAAATAATTGTAGAACCATGGAAACCTACATTATCCCACGAAACCGTTAAATCGATTATTGATGAAGGTCATAAGAACAAAAAAAAGGTGGTAGTACATGTTTCTAAAATGAATGACGGATATCAAGTTCTAAATAATAATGCCGATGGATTAGTCCATATCTGGAGAGATACTCCAATGCCAGAAGATCAGTTACAACAATTAGTAAAAGAAAAAGATTTTTTTGTAATCCCTACACTTCTGGTTTCCATAGAAGTTCAAAAGAAACGAAAAAATAAAACTGCTGAAGAAACTGCAAAAATGGAAGTGTTTTTGAAAAAAGAAGTAAAACGATTACACGATGCAGGAGTCCCTATTTTAGCAGGAACTGATCCTCCAAATGTGGATATTAACTATGGAACCGATCTTTATAAAGAATTAATTTTAATGTCTGAAGCAGGTATACCAAATGAAGAAGTCTTAAAAGGAGCTACCTCATTACCAGCAGATAAATTTAAACTAGGAAAAATAGGATATATAAAAGAAGGGTATATTGCTGATCTTTTATTATTAGATAAAAACCCAATAGAAGATATTACACATATAAATACGATGGTATCTATGTGGAAAGCTGGAAAAAAAGTACAAACAAAAAAGTAA
- a CDS encoding 2TM domain-containing protein, with protein MKDFEEQKRYERAKERVDELKKFYNNLFTYIIIIGLLAGINYYTNEWRYAWFLWAAFGWGIGLAFHAVKAYRINPMFDKDWEERRIRKYMDEEDKEKQLWE; from the coding sequence ATGAAAGATTTCGAAGAACAAAAAAGATACGAACGCGCAAAAGAACGAGTAGACGAACTAAAGAAATTTTATAACAATCTCTTTACTTACATTATCATTATTGGACTTCTTGCAGGGATAAATTATTACACTAATGAATGGCGTTATGCCTGGTTCTTATGGGCTGCATTTGGTTGGGGAATAGGTTTGGCTTTTCATGCTGTTAAAGCATATAGAATTAATCCTATGTTTGATAAAGATTGGGAGGAACGTAGAATCAGAAAATATATGGATGAAGAAGATAAAGAAAAACAACTTTGGGAATAA
- a CDS encoding LytTR family DNA-binding domain-containing protein, protein MNVIIIEDEKPAARRLGRMLDDLGIKINTMLHSVSESIEWFSNNEHPDLIFLDIQLSDGLSFEIFDAIAIKSSIIFTTAYDEYALKAFKLNSIDYLLKPIDDEELETAVKKYKDQASPNQSIQVDFEDIKKLLVNPIDRVYKKRFTARVGQHLKIFSVEDIECFYSENKGTYLHTKENRNYLIDTTLESLEDELNPQQFYRVNRKFYVNINAIKDIISYTNSRLQIKLNHFNEQEIIVARERVKDFKDWLE, encoded by the coding sequence ATGAACGTAATAATAATCGAAGACGAAAAACCTGCTGCTAGAAGACTAGGACGTATGCTAGATGATCTAGGTATTAAGATCAATACAATGCTTCATTCTGTTAGTGAATCTATTGAATGGTTTAGTAATAATGAACATCCTGATTTGATATTTTTAGATATCCAATTAAGTGATGGGTTATCGTTCGAGATTTTTGATGCAATTGCAATCAAAAGTTCAATTATTTTTACAACTGCCTATGATGAATACGCATTAAAAGCCTTTAAATTAAACAGCATTGATTATCTACTAAAACCAATTGATGACGAGGAATTAGAAACAGCTGTAAAAAAATATAAAGATCAAGCATCACCAAATCAATCAATTCAAGTAGATTTTGAAGATATCAAAAAACTGTTGGTCAATCCAATAGATAGAGTCTATAAAAAGCGTTTTACTGCGCGTGTGGGTCAGCATCTTAAAATATTTTCTGTAGAAGATATCGAATGCTTTTATTCAGAAAACAAAGGAACATACCTTCATACAAAAGAAAATAGAAATTATCTTATTGACACTACTTTAGAATCTCTAGAAGACGAATTAAATCCACAGCAATTTTATAGAGTGAATCGCAAATTCTATGTAAATATAAATGCGATAAAAGACATCATCTCGTATACCAATTCTAGATTACAAATCAAACTAAACCATTTTAATGAACAAGAAATCATTGTCGCCAGAGAACGTGTTAAAGATTTTAAAGATTGGTTGGAGTAG
- a CDS encoding 2TM domain-containing protein: protein MNTLKDIKFVVIVSLVISLVVAVLNLLTNGFKFEEVFTISWFGINFMYSFFLCYINTVYFRFINYKFEWKNKGVKRIVIGAGGSIIVTMIGFAICEFVATVIILERQTIEEFLADQSFRDYIFPLLFTTVISLFFHAMYFYKALQEKKVTEQKIIAGTASAKFDALKNQLDPHFLFNSLNVLTSLIDENPRMAQKFTTSLSKVYRYVLEQKDKELVTVDEELKFAKTYMTLLKLRFEDSIIFEMPESAGNSEAKVVPLSLQILLENTIKHNVVMPDRPLHIKIYEDDGFLIVENNLQPKEVIKQSSGVGLGNVQQRYGLLTKREFSVFKTETAFIAKLPILTKKITSIDMTASQNIEIVKDLKYKRAKDRVKKMKEFYGSLTAYCIVIPFLIFINYRTTGFGLPWFIFPMAGWGLGLLFHYAEAFDHHPIFGKDWEKKKIRKYMDESNRRNYE from the coding sequence ATGAATACCCTAAAAGACATAAAGTTTGTTGTAATTGTTTCTCTAGTAATTTCATTAGTAGTTGCTGTATTAAATTTATTAACTAATGGTTTTAAATTCGAAGAGGTTTTTACAATCTCATGGTTTGGGATCAACTTTATGTATAGTTTCTTTTTATGCTATATAAACACTGTATATTTTAGATTTATCAACTATAAATTCGAATGGAAAAACAAAGGAGTTAAAAGAATTGTAATTGGTGCAGGAGGTTCTATTATCGTTACTATGATAGGATTTGCAATTTGCGAATTTGTAGCAACGGTTATTATTCTAGAAAGACAAACCATAGAGGAGTTTTTAGCTGATCAATCGTTTAGAGATTATATTTTTCCTTTATTATTTACCACAGTAATTTCCTTATTCTTTCATGCAATGTATTTCTACAAAGCACTACAAGAGAAAAAGGTAACTGAACAAAAAATAATCGCAGGAACAGCATCAGCAAAGTTTGATGCGCTAAAAAATCAGCTTGATCCACATTTTTTATTTAATAGTTTAAATGTGCTAACATCATTGATTGATGAAAACCCAAGAATGGCTCAGAAGTTTACCACCTCATTATCTAAGGTGTATCGATATGTTTTAGAACAAAAAGATAAAGAATTAGTAACTGTAGATGAAGAATTAAAATTTGCAAAAACATATATGACCTTACTAAAATTAAGGTTTGAGGATAGTATCATTTTTGAAATGCCAGAATCTGCCGGTAATTCTGAAGCAAAGGTAGTACCACTATCATTACAGATTTTATTAGAAAATACGATCAAACATAATGTAGTTATGCCAGATAGGCCTCTGCATATAAAAATTTATGAGGACGATGGTTTTCTAATTGTAGAAAACAACTTACAACCTAAAGAAGTTATAAAGCAAAGTAGCGGTGTAGGTTTAGGAAATGTGCAACAACGATACGGATTACTAACTAAAAGAGAGTTTTCGGTATTCAAGACAGAAACAGCTTTCATTGCAAAGCTTCCAATATTAACAAAAAAAATAACATCAATCGATATGACAGCATCACAGAATATAGAAATCGTTAAAGATTTAAAATATAAAAGAGCGAAAGACAGAGTTAAAAAAATGAAAGAATTCTACGGAAGTCTAACAGCATATTGCATCGTAATTCCTTTTTTAATATTTATAAATTATAGAACTACAGGTTTTGGCCTTCCTTGGTTTATTTTTCCGATGGCCGGATGGGGATTAGGATTACTTTTCCATTATGCAGAGGCTTTTGACCATCATCCAATATTTGGTAAAGATTGGGAGAAGAAAAAAATTAGAAAATATATGGACGAATCTAATCGAAGAAATTATGAATGA
- a CDS encoding 2TM domain-containing protein yields the protein MENLERQTKYRRAKKRVQEEKGFYSHFTAYVIVNVFLLLINSDFIDEGFNNWLNWNLYITPFFWGIGLFFHWVKVFNPNIIFSKQWEERKIKEIIRKDNTTDYF from the coding sequence ATGGAAAACTTAGAACGACAAACAAAATATAGAAGAGCAAAAAAGAGAGTCCAAGAAGAAAAAGGTTTTTATAGCCATTTTACAGCTTATGTAATTGTAAATGTTTTTCTACTTCTGATCAACTCAGATTTCATAGATGAAGGATTTAATAATTGGCTAAATTGGAATTTATACATTACTCCATTTTTCTGGGGAATTGGTTTATTCTTTCACTGGGTGAAGGTTTTTAATCCTAACATAATTTTCAGTAAACAATGGGAAGAGCGAAAAATCAAAGAGATTATCAGAAAAGATAATACTACAGATTATTTCTAA
- a CDS encoding 2TM domain-containing protein: protein MTSKQMENSELHKRYSKAKKRVQDERSFFTHLALYIVINMVITYIILQLKHHIYDGYLFLNLISSPVIWGIFLLGHGLWVFGNKDVLRKASKPSFLSKKWEEKKIEELMQENN, encoded by the coding sequence ATGACATCTAAACAAATGGAAAATTCTGAATTACATAAAAGATATTCTAAAGCAAAAAAGAGAGTTCAAGACGAACGATCTTTCTTTACACACCTTGCCTTGTATATAGTAATTAATATGGTGATTACTTATATAATTTTACAACTAAAACACCATATATATGACGGATATTTATTTTTAAACCTAATTAGTTCTCCTGTCATTTGGGGAATATTCTTACTTGGACACGGGCTATGGGTTTTTGGAAATAAAGATGTATTAAGAAAAGCATCAAAACCATCTTTTTTAAGCAAGAAATGGGAAGAAAAAAAGATTGAAGAACTGATGCAAGAAAATAACTAA
- a CDS encoding 2TM domain-containing protein, with product MNDNDKRKAYNSAKKRVKEERSFFSHVAVYVVMNIIIIIFKIKIGDYVNSENYDNYLPWNLFSAPILWGIGLLAHGLWTFRGKNGLGKLFSKSIFGKEWEEQKIEEFMNKKNDI from the coding sequence ATGAATGATAATGATAAAAGAAAAGCATATAACAGTGCTAAAAAAAGAGTCAAGGAGGAACGAAGTTTTTTTTCACACGTCGCAGTGTATGTGGTAATGAATATAATAATCATAATTTTTAAAATAAAAATTGGAGATTATGTAAATAGTGAAAATTATGACAATTACCTGCCATGGAATCTATTTAGTGCTCCGATATTATGGGGAATTGGTTTACTGGCTCACGGATTATGGACATTCAGAGGAAAAAATGGATTAGGAAAATTATTTAGTAAATCCATCTTTGGTAAAGAATGGGAAGAACAAAAGATTGAAGAATTTATGAACAAGAAGAATGACATCTAA
- a CDS encoding TonB-dependent receptor domain-containing protein: MRSLLTVILLLAVSFSHAQTTISGTVTEPSGVPIPGANIYLDGTYDGASTTDDGTFTFTTSETGEQMLIVSFLSFETYVFSASVNKMKDLKIVLKEDVNSLGSVILNAGTFSAGDNSKASVLTPLDIVTTAGAAGDYIGAFQTLPGTSTVAEDGRLFVRGGDANEANVYIDGLRVFQPFSATANNIPTRGRFSPFLFKGTNFSTGGYSAEYGDALSSVLLLNTINEPEQEKTDLSFITVGLGVGNTQKWEKNSLSINAFYLNLKPYQEIISQRVDWIKPFESLSGEAVYRHQFNNGLFKLYGGINYADFQLIQEDINRPEGINFGLTNRNLYLNASYKGDLRNDWTLATGASFANDHNDIKIEETNVDNDDNSAHLKIKLRKRFSNRFKLSFGAEQFLGNFKEEVNAQSFGNFQSSFKNNSTAAFSEANVFFNKKLAMQVGLRATHNALLDVTKISPRASLAYKIADKSQISLAYGDFYQTPQQDVLKYNSSLDPEKSSHYILNYLYQNDGRTLRAEGYYKSYNSLVKFDTDLPEFDSFYNNNGDGYAAGLDLYWRDNKSIKNFEYWASYSYLDTKRNYRNYPERATPNFAAKHNLSVVGKYWAKDWKSLISATYNFASGRPYTDPNTINFLGEKTKTFNSLNMSWAYLISQQKILFVSVSNVLGFDNIFNYQYANTPNINGDFARRAIRPTADRFFIVGFFWTISDNKNDNQLDNL, encoded by the coding sequence ATGAGATCATTATTAACCGTAATTTTATTACTTGCCGTATCATTTTCACACGCGCAAACTACTATTTCAGGAACCGTTACAGAACCATCTGGTGTTCCTATTCCTGGAGCAAATATTTATTTAGACGGTACCTACGACGGGGCATCAACAACAGATGATGGCACATTCACTTTTACAACCTCCGAAACGGGAGAACAAATGTTGATTGTATCTTTTCTTTCTTTCGAAACTTATGTATTCAGTGCCTCTGTAAACAAAATGAAAGATCTAAAAATAGTACTAAAAGAAGATGTAAATTCTTTAGGAAGCGTTATTCTTAACGCAGGTACTTTTTCTGCAGGAGACAATAGTAAAGCATCAGTATTGACTCCCTTGGATATTGTTACTACCGCAGGAGCAGCCGGAGATTATATTGGCGCCTTTCAAACCTTACCAGGAACTTCTACAGTGGCAGAGGATGGTCGACTATTTGTAAGAGGTGGTGATGCTAATGAAGCTAATGTTTACATTGATGGTTTAAGAGTCTTTCAACCTTTTTCAGCAACAGCTAATAATATTCCTACTCGTGGTCGCTTCTCTCCTTTTCTATTTAAAGGTACCAATTTTTCTACTGGTGGGTATTCTGCAGAATATGGAGATGCTTTATCTAGTGTATTACTTTTAAATACCATTAATGAACCCGAACAAGAAAAAACAGATTTATCTTTTATAACTGTAGGTCTTGGTGTAGGAAACACACAAAAATGGGAGAAAAACTCCTTAAGTATCAACGCATTTTATCTTAATCTAAAACCATATCAGGAAATCATTTCTCAACGTGTAGATTGGATTAAACCTTTCGAGTCACTGTCAGGTGAAGCTGTTTATAGACATCAATTTAATAATGGTTTATTCAAATTATACGGAGGCATAAATTACGCTGATTTCCAATTAATTCAGGAAGATATTAACAGACCTGAAGGAATAAACTTTGGACTTACTAATAGAAATCTATATCTAAATGCCTCTTATAAAGGTGATCTAAGAAATGATTGGACATTAGCTACTGGAGCAAGTTTTGCCAATGATCACAATGACATAAAAATTGAAGAAACTAATGTTGATAATGATGACAATAGTGCACATCTCAAAATAAAACTAAGAAAAAGATTTAGCAACCGATTTAAACTAAGTTTTGGAGCAGAACAATTCTTAGGTAATTTTAAAGAAGAAGTAAATGCTCAATCCTTTGGAAATTTTCAGAGTAGTTTTAAAAATAACAGTACTGCTGCTTTTTCTGAAGCTAATGTGTTTTTCAACAAAAAATTAGCAATGCAGGTCGGATTACGGGCTACTCACAATGCTTTACTTGATGTTACGAAGATATCCCCTAGGGCTTCTTTAGCATATAAAATTGCAGATAAATCTCAAATTTCTTTAGCATATGGAGATTTTTACCAAACGCCTCAGCAAGATGTCCTTAAATATAATAGTTCATTAGACCCAGAAAAGTCATCACATTATATTCTTAACTACTTGTACCAAAATGATGGAAGAACCTTACGAGCAGAAGGGTATTATAAAAGTTATAACAGTTTAGTCAAATTCGATACTGATTTACCAGAATTTGATAGTTTTTACAACAACAATGGAGATGGATACGCGGCTGGATTGGACCTTTATTGGAGAGACAATAAATCTATTAAGAATTTCGAATATTGGGCGAGTTACTCCTATTTGGATACAAAGAGAAATTATAGAAATTACCCAGAACGTGCTACTCCAAATTTTGCCGCAAAACATAATCTATCGGTAGTTGGAAAATATTGGGCTAAAGATTGGAAATCTTTAATCAGTGCGACCTATAATTTTGCTTCTGGACGTCCATACACGGATCCAAATACAATTAACTTTTTAGGCGAAAAGACAAAGACATTTAATTCTTTAAATATGAGTTGGGCTTATCTAATTAGTCAACAAAAGATTTTATTTGTATCAGTATCTAATGTGCTAGGTTTTGACAATATATTTAACTATCAATATGCCAATACTCCTAACATTAATGGTGACTTTGCTAGACGTGCTATTAGACCAACTGCTGATCGTTTCTTTATAGTCGGTTTCTTTTGGACAATCAGTGATAATAAAAACGATAATCAATTAGATAATCTGTAA
- a CDS encoding GLPGLI family protein: protein MKTKLLIIVFFISFSGKSQEITVFYKEKRKPAQISRRHAPMDTEHFKVYMDEIKRIKAASIADKDKDSTDIFRQMIQEQADKMSAHSMKIFKETKKKSLDIPAYDFVTVLKIKNENSLYYPQDKVSNDTVSYTRTNKTGREFVDERVNYNNSEIIYINHKKDQKISSLKIYEFDQRGRKFLIEEKLIDLRWTLTKETKKVKQYVCYKAVLNNSDKRVEAWYTKEIIANHGPKGYYGLPGLILELKEGKKTVRFHKIQLLSSDTIDIKPPTEGEKITREELKNLPSKLFNQY, encoded by the coding sequence ATGAAAACTAAACTACTCATAATCGTTTTCTTTATTTCCTTTTCAGGAAAAAGTCAGGAGATTACTGTGTTTTATAAAGAGAAAAGAAAACCTGCTCAGATTTCGAGGCGTCATGCACCGATGGATACAGAACACTTTAAAGTTTATATGGATGAAATAAAAAGAATCAAAGCTGCTAGTATTGCTGACAAGGATAAAGATTCTACCGATATATTTCGTCAAATGATACAGGAACAAGCAGATAAAATGTCTGCTCACTCTATGAAAATTTTTAAAGAAACTAAGAAGAAATCTTTGGATATTCCAGCATATGATTTCGTTACTGTTTTAAAAATCAAGAATGAAAATTCATTGTACTATCCACAAGATAAAGTTAGTAATGATACTGTATCCTATACCAGAACAAATAAAACAGGCCGCGAATTTGTAGATGAACGGGTTAATTATAATAATTCGGAAATTATTTATATAAATCATAAGAAAGATCAAAAAATCAGTTCGTTAAAGATTTATGAATTTGATCAAAGAGGTAGAAAGTTTTTGATAGAGGAAAAGCTAATAGATTTACGTTGGACATTAACGAAAGAGACAAAAAAAGTTAAGCAATATGTATGTTATAAAGCTGTACTAAACAACTCAGATAAAAGGGTAGAGGCTTGGTACACTAAAGAGATTATAGCTAATCATGGTCCAAAAGGATATTATGGATTACCTGGACTTATTCTAGAATTAAAAGAAGGAAAGAAAACAGTCCGTTTTCACAAAATTCAGTTACTTTCTTCGGATACTATAGATATTAAACCACCAACCGAAGGAGAAAAAATTACTAGAGAAGAACTTAAAAATTTACCTTCTAAGCTATTTAATCAGTATTAG
- a CDS encoding GLPGLI family protein yields the protein MKTILLLSILLFACMGNYAQEFTVFYNEARKANYRQLRSSMLDIIPRTEDDMSLIRDKAKDHSNELKSYQYNSVLRIDGSKSIYYPIQRQYNDTINNSVTYGKGGKRVFISRETSEKEYKVVYVNKRKKKKSSVEYAYGKEYLIEEKLSKLNWKKTNETKKMFGYTCKKALLFKSLKKEFTGSYGVYTTKNQKPVEVWYTEDIDSSFGPAGYWGLPGLIVKVVEDDAIIVIDRILYTLDGFKVKPPNTGEKITREELEDIPMLLFNEH from the coding sequence ATGAAAACTATCCTTTTATTATCAATTCTTCTATTTGCGTGTATGGGGAATTATGCGCAAGAATTTACTGTTTTTTATAACGAAGCAAGAAAAGCAAATTATCGTCAGTTAAGATCTTCTATGTTAGATATTATTCCAAGAACAGAGGATGATATGTCCTTGATAAGAGATAAAGCCAAAGACCATAGTAATGAATTGAAAAGTTATCAATATAATAGTGTACTGAGAATAGATGGTAGTAAGTCAATCTATTATCCTATACAACGACAATATAATGACACAATAAATAATTCAGTTACTTATGGGAAAGGAGGTAAGCGAGTTTTTATAAGTAGAGAAACATCAGAAAAAGAGTATAAAGTTGTGTATGTCAACAAGCGTAAAAAGAAAAAATCAAGTGTTGAATATGCGTATGGAAAAGAATATTTAATTGAAGAAAAGTTATCTAAATTAAATTGGAAAAAAACCAATGAAACCAAAAAAATGTTTGGGTATACTTGTAAAAAAGCATTATTGTTTAAATCGTTAAAAAAAGAATTTACCGGATCTTACGGGGTATATACTACTAAAAACCAAAAACCTGTAGAAGTATGGTATACAGAAGATATAGATAGTTCATTTGGTCCAGCTGGATATTGGGGCTTACCGGGATTAATAGTAAAAGTGGTGGAGGACGATGCAATTATCGTTATAGATAGAATACTTTATACACTAGACGGCTTTAAAGTAAAACCACCGAATACAGGAGAAAAAATTACTAGAGAAGAATTAGAAGATATTCCAATGTTACTTTTTAATGAACATTGA